TGTAGATGTGATGAGTGGTCTTTAGATatctgatttttttcattacttgTTTTCTATTCATCAGGGGATGAATGACAATATTGCcttgaaatattattatggTTATTacgatgatgatttttatatattcacACTGTACTAGTGCTTTTTTAGCACAATGACtacaagaaataaaaagacTGATTTAATGACTCTGATTTGTGATAACCATCATAGCTTTCTTGATTGAAAATCTTGCTTTGTAGAGGACATCCATTAGTCATTCCAACTGTTCTTACTTGGAACTTTTTTACATCTGCACTAAATAAACAATTTctaacaaaaaaatgatactaCAACATTGCAAATACAAAATATTAAGAAAACAAGCGCAGAAATGATTAGCCTGAAGCTCTTTCTAGTTATCTATTTGTTTGGGGGTATTACGTTCATACCACTGGTCATCTATACTTTCTTTTACCTTTCACAGAAACTGGAAGTGATCGAGCAAAAACAGGGTACTGATGATGACGGCCTATTGGTATCAGGTATTGACTCAGAATTTAAAGCAGGGAAATTGGAAGAATCAAAGGGCGTGGAGGTAAGGAAAACTGGGTGGATTACGATAACAACACGGTACTACTACCACTCGACTGAAttaatcaataatgaagtAGCACTCAATGACGATCAAATTTTACAGAGGTctcaattgaagaaaaaacatAGGTTCTTCACCCACTTGAAACATGGAAACCTGTTTCTGtataaagaagaattacATGACTCTGAAATTATCCATGccatttctttgaaagatatgTTTGTTACGATCTGGCCAAGATTAGACCACAATGATAAGTCGATTCTCTCAGATGCGAGTTTGTTCACTAAGAGGACCTGTATTTCcattataaagaaaaatttgctCACGTTAAATAAAGCTAACCAATTGGAGTTCATTAATCAAAATTCTGAAACTACTGAGAATGAAGTTGCGAATATTATCAACGATACAATAACTTCGAAACAAAAccaatttttcctttattTCGAAAATAATATGGACAAGGAAGACTGGTACTTTGAATTAGTCAATGCTTCAAAGATGAACTTTTCCGATTCGAGTCGTTTAAATCCTGTAGTCTCAGCTGAAACTGCACATTTTACCACAGTAAATATGTTAAGTTTGATCCAAATGTTGAACTCTACCGAGGGTCAATTGACAACCAAATGGTTGAATGCTTTGATAGGTAGGTTATTTTTATCCTTACAGCAAACTGATAAATTAAAccaaattatttttgataagatctataaaaaattgactAAAATAAATAAGCCTGGCTTCTTGGATGATTTTGTGATTCAAAAAGTCGATGTGGGGAATAGTGCCCCATTTATCACAAATCCACAGTTACAACAGCTTTCAACTAATGGGGAAACCAAACTTTCACTGGatttattatattcagGAGATCTCAGTTTAATTATTTCTACCAAAGTCAATATAAATCTCGGTTCCCATTTTAAACCAAAGGAAGTTTCCATTCAATTATCAATCAAAGTGAAAAAACTAGAAGGTAACATGGTAGTTCTAATAAAACCACCACCATCAAATAGAATTTGGTACGCTTTCACCACTGAGCCTTTCCTAGATTTAGAAATTGAACCAGTCGTCagttcaaataaattatccTACAATGTAATTACAAATGCAATTAAAAGTAAATTTGCGGAAGCTATCAAGGAGTCATTGGTTGTCCCATATATGGACGatattgttttcttttccacAGAAGGTGATCTTTACAGAGGTGGTATATGGAATAGGACAAATGTTACTGAAAGTAAGTCTGATGGTGACGTTTCAGATAATATCACCGAAAAGACACAAGACTTATCCTCGACAGATACAGATAGTACATATCCTGTTGACAACACCAAAAATGAATCGTTTCGAAAATCATTTAGAGGAAATAGTAAAAGAAGTAGTCAAGCTACTATTAATTCCGTCGATTCCAACTCACAAACAAGTGATTCCTCCACAAATGGtccaaagaaaagatatttcaagaattcaattaagAAGATAAACAAATGGTACAAGGATAATGTAAATAGTACTACGAATGACAATGACAAACTCGACGACTCTGATGACtctgatattgatgaagtAATTGAACCTAAAAATACAGGCGCGACTGCTACAGAAGTTGAACAGCCTAGAATGATTTCCAACAGAAGAAGTataccaaaaaaaatgtcgTCTATATCGTCATCAGGAAGCGTCAGAGAGAGCAATGAATCTGATCAACCTAATCCGTTCGTAAAAATATCAGATAATAAGAATTTctaattaaaaataaaatacttcaaataaaaagagCGCTGTTGTATATGATTCTCTATCCATTCTCATATTGAGTATATACACCATATATATGTAATAACTTCACCAAGGATTtgcttcaatttcatcatctagTGCAGATGAGATATTCGTAGAGGCCCAGTTTGGTCCGTGCGCCGTTGCAGAGGGTGCATCCacttcattaaaaatgTTATTCCTATCGGCGGTATTCCCTGTGTTTTCTTCTACGTTGCCATTTTCCGTTTCgttatcatcatcgttATCTTCAGTGTCTTCAGATTGTTCCATTTCAGTTTCAGTTCCCAATATCTGTTGATCTTCACTATTCATACGTAACTTGAAGTTATAATCATGGATTTCGTATAACTTATCTTGGATATCATCTGAtaaaattggtaaaaaCTCAATATCTTGCGAATACAAATCTGTGACCTCTGTGACGGTTGGTAGTGTTAAAACTGGGATTTGGTTCTCCTGGGTGAAATATTGATTGTGTTCAGTTTTGCTGATTCTACTCTTTAAAGTTTTTTTAAGTTTACTACTaaatttttgttcattGATCTCGTAGctataattttcaattatttttacaAGCTGATAATTCGACAGTCTTGGCAGTAACGCAAGTGTGTTTTCTAGAGATTCTTCACTATCTATTGTAGTGCTGATTTGCAACCACTGAAGTAGTTCAAGTACAGGTTCTAGGTGTAAAGACGAAATTTTATGAAGCGGTTGGTAATAGAACAATGAATTAGTGAAATCGtctataatttttttatttgcGTCAGGAACTGGTTTATAACTTGTaacattttttaatataggttcattcaaattaatCTGTGATAACTCTTCGATTAATGTGTGTGGAAATCTCTCCCACatgaaatcatcaattaaTTTTGGTTTTTTAACTACCAAgtcattattttgtatCCATGCTTCAAaacttgataaatttaGTCTTATTTGAATGGCTCTTGCTCTAGTCAAATATTTACCCCTCttatttctcaaaattttattgaataaactTGTAGAGAACCAATTTATGGAGATCGATAGGCATTGCTGTTGAAAGAGTGGATGGATTTGATGCAGATTTAAAACGTAATTTAACGcaccaaaaatttgaactATTTTTAGTGGAGATGGCTTCATTTGTTCCTCTAGTGAAGGTGGTAATAAATGTTGTAGAATGTCATTGTcataaaataattgattAGAAAAGTTGGATTCACTGTCGCgttcattttcttgttcttcatcAGTCGTACTTGAATGCGattttttgcttttcaaagcattcaattcttgctgtctttttaattttattctttgttcttttaGTAACAATTTAGCTTgttttctcttcttgaaaaaattccAATCTTTCTTGTAAAGAGTATCTTTGACATCTTTGATAGTTGTGTAATCCAATAACGTAGGTTCGATTAATGGATTCAATCTTGAATGTATGGATGTCGTTAATTCTACAATTAACGAATGCAATGTATTTATTAGTTCCTGTAACAACGATGGATATCTTTTAAAGAATGATTCATCCTTTGTGAGATAATAGTATAAAAATGTCAAGGAACCAATCCAGTAAGATTGCTTAACGATATCCCCCTGAGATTCTACAAGATTTGTGTCAACATCATCTGAATCTAAATTGttgtaatttttgattgaCGCCAGGATCTTGGTGAAGGAAAGATTTGTCAAAGATTTAACCAAATTTGGAGAGTTTTTCTTATGGTCAGCGTATCTAATACATTGATACAATACCCCTGCCGGATAAGTAGTTACATGTGGTTTCTTCATTGGTAACGATACTAAATAATCTAAGATTTCAGGAATATCATAAtcagaaaattcaatgtaCTGATATTTTACTAACTTgttgaaattaaagagGCTCTCATTGTAAGCGTCTAAACTTGGTGTGTTAGCAGTATTGGAATATGCGTTGTTTGATGTGCTTTCATTAGCAAGCATGAAGTCTGTATTCCTTGTTGCTTTattgtcatcatcatttattattgaatttctgaaaaaatcGTTGTTCTTGTCAGTGAACTCATTATTGGGACTTGGAGTACGATCTATTGTAAGGCCCgcaattttcaaatcaatattattaaacGTTTCATTCAGATGATCATCCTTAATCGGATTATTCCAGATATTGTCATCCATTCGTTATTTATAATATGAAAAGGGTGAAAAACTTTTAAGGCAAATAAAATGATAAATAGCGCGATGAAAGAAATGCAAAAGAAGCTGTATTGTCTTCTATGGTGCTAAGCTTTAATTGCTCGTCCGATTGGGAAGTTAGCAGTACTTTACTGGGAAGTTATTCGTATAAATATCAACTAAAATCTATCAAGACTCACTGACATCCATGGTATACagtttttttccttctgaTATCTTCAGCATTAGAAAACTATATTACCCGGATACGGCCGGATAACAACTAAATGACAGCGTCACAAGCGGATTGAGAAGAACCTAACAAATTAGTGAGTTCGATTAAAATTTCCACCATGAAAGGACATCCTTTGCATCTTGTGGGTTTGCATTGGTCGAGCTTCTCCCAATATCCCACGCAATAATGTGTGAAtcgttgttttttttggaCTGGGAGAGACGGAGGAACAATTCATACTATGCAATATAACTTCATCTGAATATACAGTTGATCCAGCAATAGAACGTCTGGAGGGGGCCTCCATCTGAGAATCTCTTGTGTCAACTCAAGGCAGTAAAGAGCATTTTAGGACGGGTAACCCGCAAATTGCCTTTTTGGACTGGCAGAAGAAAAAGCCGTAGAGACGCTTTTGTGCGCTGAGTCTTTGGGTTTTTTTCCGGCCAGGTACGTATTTGCAGTGAATCGCCGTGGATCCGCAGAAATGCGTGTAGCACCACGCTAAATTGCCTCAAGGCACAGTGCTAAACAATGAGAAAACAACAATATAAAGAATATGTCACATTTTCATGAACTGTCCCATTGCGTGTAGTGAAGAGCTGATCTTGTACAATTCGGATGCTACTTTCAACAGGCTCTATGTATTGCTGTCAGTGCATAGAATAAATCGAGTCTCTCAGAGAGAATTGCATCCAGCGAATTTGCAACCGGGTAACCCATCGAGAGACGCTTTTTTTTGCCCAAATATCGAAAATGCAAACTGTCATgaaatttgtaaataaagCTGATTGACTAATGTGATGTTCGTTGGATCATCTGATTAGAGAGTGTAGTATTGATACAACAGCGGGTGTATACACTGGAGCAGCGCAGTTGGCagttgtttttttttgggtaAACCATCGAGCAAGAGGATCTAAAAGAATTGTAACAAAAGATCACAGACtgaaaaagtaaataaGGAAACGGTAGGATAATGGCACATCCATTGAGTAGAACACCtagcaatttttttgagtCGGAAATAGAGCATCTGCTCAGCGAAGAAGATGATCGTGACTCTAAGCGAACTTCACAAGAGGCTGCAAGCCCTCATTACGAGTCTTCTTCCAAGATGATTGAATCATTGTATGAAAAGATTGACAATCTGACAAACacgaatttgaaattgacaGTGCAGTCTCGAGAATTATTGGATAGGTTAGAGGCTCTGAATAATAAAGAGGTTAAGTCAAGGGAATATATTTCCGCCTACAGTAGTGaatctgaaaatttgaatattatgTTACAAAGAAAAGTGAGGAAGATTAAAGATttagataataaaatcaatgaattgaaatctaCATATGAAAAAgccaaaattgaaaacgaTACTCTGATGGAAACTTATAATCATTCCCATGGCAACGAAAAAACTATAAAAGacaatataaataaattcaaaacgCAATATGATTAcgaattgaataattttaagTTACAGAAAGATGAATTCTTGA
This is a stretch of genomic DNA from Kazachstania africana CBS 2517 chromosome 8, complete genome. It encodes these proteins:
- the KAFR0H00730 gene encoding uncharacterized protein (similar to Saccharomyces cerevisiae YPR089W; ancestral locus Anc_3.398), yielding MDDNIWNNPIKDDHLNETFNNIDLKIAGLTIDRTPSPNNEFTDKNNDFFRNSIINDDDNKATRNTDFMLANESTSNNAYSNTANTPSLDAYNESLFNFNKLVKYQYIEFSDYDIPEILDYLVSLPMKKPHVTTYPAGVLYQCIRYADHKKNSPNLVKSLTNLSFTKILASIKNYNNLDSDDVDTNLVESQGDIVKQSYWIGSLTFLYYYLTKDESFFKRYPSLLQELINTLHSLIVELTTSIHSRLNPLIEPTLLDYTTIKDVKDTLYKKDWNFFKKRKQAKLLLKEQRIKLKRQQELNALKSKKSHSSTTDEEQENERDSESNFSNQLFYDNDILQHLLPPSLEEQMKPSPLKIVQIFGALNYVLNLHQIHPLFQQQCLSISINWFSTSLFNKILRNKRGKYLTRARAIQIRLNLSSFEAWIQNNDLVVKKPKLIDDFMWERFPHTLIEELSQINLNEPILKNVTSYKPVPDANKKIIDDFTNSLFYYQPLHKISSLHLEPVLELLQWLQISTTIDSEESLENTLALLPRLSNYQLVKIIENYSYEINEQKFSSKLKKTLKSRISKTEHNQYFTQENQIPVLTLPTVTEVTDLYSQDIEFLPILSDDIQDKLYEIHDYNFKLRMNSEDQQILGTETEMEQSEDTEDNDDDNETENGNVEENTGNTADRNNIFNEVDAPSATAHGPNWASTNISSALDDEIEANPW
- the NVJ2 gene encoding Nvj2p (similar to Saccharomyces cerevisiae YPR091C; ancestral locus Anc_3.402); the encoded protein is MISLKLFLVIYLFGGITFIPLVIYTFFYLSQKLEVIEQKQGTDDDGLLVSGIDSEFKAGKLEESKGVEVRKTGWITITTRYYYHSTELINNEVALNDDQILQRSQLKKKHRFFTHLKHGNLFLYKEELHDSEIIHAISLKDMFVTIWPRLDHNDKSILSDASLFTKRTCISIIKKNLLTLNKANQLEFINQNSETTENEVANIINDTITSKQNQFFLYFENNMDKEDWYFELVNASKMNFSDSSRLNPVVSAETAHFTTVNMLSLIQMLNSTEGQLTTKWLNALIGRLFLSLQQTDKLNQIIFDKIYKKLTKINKPGFLDDFVIQKVDVGNSAPFITNPQLQQLSTNGETKLSLDLLYSGDLSLIISTKVNINLGSHFKPKEVSIQLSIKVKKLEGNMVVLIKPPPSNRIWYAFTTEPFLDLEIEPVVSSNKLSYNVITNAIKSKFAEAIKESLVVPYMDDIVFFSTEGDLYRGGIWNRTNVTESKSDGDVSDNITEKTQDLSSTDTDSTYPVDNTKNESFRKSFRGNSKRSSQATINSVDSNSQTSDSSTNGPKKRYFKNSIKKINKWYKDNVNSTTNDNDKLDDSDDSDIDEVIEPKNTGATATEVEQPRMISNRRSIPKKMSSISSSGSVRESNESDQPNPFVKISDNKNF